The proteins below come from a single Stomoxys calcitrans chromosome 1, idStoCalc2.1, whole genome shotgun sequence genomic window:
- the LOC106089837 gene encoding splicing factor 3B subunit 6 — protein sequence MNKRNNIRLPPEVNRLLYVRNLPYKITSEEMYDIFGKYGAIRQIRVGNTPETRGTAFVVYEDIFDAKNACDHLSGFNVCNRYLVVLYYQSNKAFKRLDVDKKQEELNNIKTKYNLKTPES from the exons ATGAATAAACGTAACAAT ATACGTTTACCTCCCGAGGTCAATCGCCTTTTGTATGTGCGCAACCTACCCTACAAGATTACTTCGGAAGAAATGTATGATATCTTTGGCAAGTATGGAGCGATCAGACAAATAAGAGT TGGTAATACCCCAGAGACTCGTGGCACCGCCTTTGTTGTCTACGAGGATATATTTGATGCTAAAAATGCTTGCGACCATCTGTCGGGCTTTAATGTCTGCAATCGATATCTCGTGGTGTTGTACTACCAATCGAACAAGGCATTCAAGCGTCTGGATGTAGACAAGAAGCAGGAGGAGCTGAAcaacattaaaacaaaatacaactTAAAAACACCCGAATCTTAA